TATTTTTTGAGGATAAGCCATATTTCATGGCGGTGTTCACGAGTTCAGCGCGTTTTGACTCGATTTTAGTTTCTAATTGATCTCTATCCATCATCATTTTTCCTTTCCTATGTATATGTTTACAAAATTATAACATATATTTACAGATGGTGTGTAACTAAATTACTATCTATTTTGTGAAATATTAAATCGCCATAGTCTAATGGATTGTTTTTTATACTACAATAGAAATATTGCGTTGAACTTTGTTTCGGTAT
This genomic stretch from Pradoshia eiseniae harbors:
- a CDS encoding aspartyl-phosphate phosphatase Spo0E family protein, yielding MMMDRDQLETKIESKRAELVNTAMKYGLSSKNTIRYSQELDILLNEYIPLQYHLQKKMA